In Simplicispira sp. 125, one DNA window encodes the following:
- a CDS encoding branched-chain amino acid ABC transporter permease, protein MGLIRTSVLSLLALLAGVAILLLTTSSNLLGMFTQAIIYAIFALGVGVLLKQNGLVSFGHALFFGAAGYGMGVILTLEWMPAEWAILVVLLAIGVLAFLIGLVIVRVPGIAFGMLTLAIGQMAYLLASRARGITGGADGMSVHWPSTLFGLQQSVLLKPATLFMIAWVLMVLVTVALLLILRTRFGAITEAIRDNEERARFIGFTTTVPRALVYALSAVVTGIAGLLSVFNTGFVSPENLHWSVSAITLLMVVVGGFKKPLGPIVGAILYFLFKDLLGEYATHSMAIFGAILIAVIVFAPDGIIGAAQRLIRGKKPQGMPHAGGH, encoded by the coding sequence ATGGGTCTCATCCGTACCAGCGTCCTCTCGCTCCTCGCCCTGCTGGCAGGGGTTGCCATCCTGCTGTTGACCACGTCCAGCAACCTCCTGGGTATGTTCACCCAGGCCATCATCTACGCCATCTTCGCCCTGGGGGTGGGTGTTTTGCTCAAGCAGAACGGCCTGGTCAGCTTTGGCCATGCGCTGTTCTTCGGCGCCGCCGGTTACGGCATGGGTGTCATCCTGACTCTGGAGTGGATGCCGGCCGAGTGGGCCATTCTGGTGGTGTTGCTGGCCATCGGCGTGCTGGCATTTCTCATCGGCCTGGTCATCGTTCGGGTGCCGGGCATTGCGTTCGGCATGTTGACCCTGGCCATCGGCCAGATGGCCTATTTGTTGGCGTCGCGGGCCCGTGGCATCACCGGAGGCGCGGACGGTATGAGCGTCCACTGGCCGTCCACCCTGTTTGGCCTGCAGCAGTCGGTGCTGCTCAAACCGGCCACGCTGTTCATGATCGCCTGGGTGCTGATGGTGCTGGTGACCGTGGCGCTGCTGCTGATCCTGCGCACCCGCTTTGGCGCCATCACCGAGGCCATCCGCGACAACGAGGAGCGCGCCCGCTTCATCGGCTTCACCACCACCGTGCCGCGGGCCCTGGTGTATGCGCTGTCGGCGGTGGTCACCGGCATCGCCGGGCTGCTGTCGGTGTTCAACACGGGCTTCGTCTCGCCCGAAAACCTGCACTGGAGCGTCTCGGCTATCACTTTGCTGATGGTGGTGGTGGGCGGCTTCAAGAAGCCCCTGGGCCCCATCGTGGGCGCCATCCTTTATTTCCTTTTCAAGGATTTGCTGGGCGAGTACGCCACGCACTCAATGGCCATTTTCGGGGCAATCCTGATCGCGGTCATCGTGTTCGCGCCCGACGGAATCATCGGTGCCGCGCAGCGGTTGATCCGGGGCAAGAAGCCCCAGGGCATGCCCCATGCTGGCGGCCACTGA
- a CDS encoding ABC transporter ATP-binding protein: MNPYVLQVEDVAIHYGGVKALDGVALTLEKGQIRGLIGPNGAGKSTVIDAITGRTRLTRGKVILAGEDVSHLGAVERRQRGLSRSFQRTSIFGGMPVRKQVELASYKMGVPDPGADADAVLRELDLARLSHAIAEDLGYGEQRRLDLALALVGRPKLLMLDEPMAGLSVKESMDLAQHLRAMTARWDVSVLLVEHDMDVVFGISDAVTVFELGRVIASGEPAAVRADPRVREAYLGSAA, from the coding sequence ATGAACCCCTACGTTCTCCAAGTCGAAGACGTGGCCATCCACTATGGCGGCGTCAAAGCGCTGGACGGGGTGGCACTCACCCTGGAAAAAGGCCAGATCCGCGGCCTCATCGGCCCCAATGGTGCGGGCAAGTCCACGGTGATCGATGCCATCACCGGCCGCACGCGCCTCACGCGCGGCAAAGTCATCCTGGCGGGCGAGGACGTGAGCCACCTGGGTGCTGTCGAGCGCCGCCAGCGGGGCCTCTCGCGCAGCTTCCAGCGCACCAGCATCTTCGGCGGCATGCCGGTGCGCAAGCAGGTGGAGCTGGCGTCCTACAAGATGGGCGTGCCCGACCCCGGCGCGGATGCCGACGCCGTGCTGCGCGAGCTGGACCTGGCCCGCCTGAGCCATGCCATCGCCGAAGACCTGGGCTACGGCGAGCAACGCCGCCTGGACCTGGCCCTGGCCCTGGTGGGCCGGCCCAAGCTGCTCATGCTCGACGAGCCCATGGCCGGCCTGTCGGTGAAGGAGTCGATGGACCTGGCGCAGCACCTGCGCGCAATGACCGCGCGCTGGGACGTCTCGGTGCTGCTGGTGGAGCACGACATGGATGTGGTGTTCGGCATTTCGGACGCCGTCACCGTGTTTGAACTCGGCCGCGTCATCGCCAGCGGCGAGCCGGCCGCCGTGCGCGCCGATCCGCGGGTGCGCGAAGCCTACCTGGGGAGTGCCGCATGA
- a CDS encoding ABC transporter ATP-binding protein, with the protein MSALLNLHGVHAFYGAAHILHGLGLHVSAGERVALIGRNGVGKTTVVNTILGLAHLRAGDIQFGGVTITKPRPYIAAQHGIAVVPQGRRIVANLTVEENLHLGAAVGRKGPWNVPEIYKLFPILQERAHTPGTALSGGQQQMLAVGRALMANPRLILLDEPTEGLAPVIVDQLADIFNQVAAQGTALLLIEQNMSLVVRVAQRYLAMAKGAVVAEGSVENSRDCLKDIEKHVMV; encoded by the coding sequence ATGAGCGCCTTGTTGAACCTGCATGGCGTCCATGCCTTCTATGGTGCGGCCCACATCCTGCATGGCCTGGGCCTGCATGTGAGCGCTGGCGAGCGCGTGGCGCTGATTGGCCGCAACGGCGTGGGCAAGACCACGGTGGTCAACACCATCCTGGGCCTGGCCCATCTGCGTGCGGGAGACATCCAGTTTGGCGGCGTGACGATTACCAAACCCCGGCCCTATATCGCCGCGCAGCACGGTATCGCGGTGGTGCCGCAGGGGCGCCGCATCGTGGCCAACCTGACGGTGGAGGAGAACCTGCACCTGGGCGCTGCCGTGGGCCGCAAGGGGCCCTGGAACGTGCCCGAAATCTACAAGCTGTTCCCCATCCTGCAGGAGCGTGCCCACACCCCGGGCACGGCGCTGTCGGGCGGGCAGCAGCAGATGCTCGCCGTGGGCCGTGCGCTGATGGCCAACCCCCGCCTGATCCTGCTCGACGAGCCCACCGAAGGCCTGGCGCCCGTCATCGTGGACCAGCTGGCCGACATATTCAACCAGGTGGCAGCGCAGGGCACGGCCCTGCTGCTGATCGAGCAAAACATGAGCCTGGTGGTGCGCGTGGCGCAGCGCTACCTGGCCATGGCCAAGGGCGCGGTGGTGGCCGAGGGCAGTGTTGAGAACTCCCGCGATTGCCTGAAGGACATCGAAAAACACGTGATGGTTTGA
- a CDS encoding ABC transporter substrate-binding protein, whose translation MFKTIKFQQMLAGVVLVAALPLSAVAQTKEPIKIGLVSTKSGAYSAMGVHVINGVKFAVDEANAKGGVDGRKILLAEGDDESTPDGGRRAAEKLARDGHNLLIGPIASSISLAISQNLGRWDAALIGSISKADKLTQDACNARFIRTNHSDAMDLAMIGEWAKTIKGNNFAIMAADYVWGHDSAKAFESTVTAQGKKVTLKLFVPMGTKDYAPYIQQLKAANVDAIWVAEVAGAIAFVKQAADFGLKTPMIGHAVVSDFIINATGKLMEGMPGNVGYTPDVDSDASKAFVAAFKAKFNRLPSDTEAQAYNGAMVLFQGVTLAKSVKPEDVTKALRGATVDTLYGKALVRAADNQMIIPNYVARVKMADGVLRPVIEQSYPATITPAASPLCKM comes from the coding sequence ATGTTCAAGACCATAAAATTTCAACAAATGCTCGCTGGCGTCGTTCTGGTAGCCGCGCTGCCCCTGAGCGCAGTGGCCCAGACCAAGGAGCCGATCAAGATCGGCCTGGTGTCGACCAAGTCGGGCGCTTACTCCGCCATGGGCGTGCATGTGATCAACGGCGTCAAGTTCGCCGTGGACGAGGCCAACGCCAAGGGCGGCGTGGACGGCCGCAAGATCCTCCTGGCCGAGGGCGATGACGAAAGCACGCCCGACGGCGGCCGCCGCGCGGCGGAAAAGCTGGCCCGCGACGGCCACAACCTGTTGATCGGCCCCATCGCCTCGTCGATCTCGCTGGCCATCAGCCAGAACCTGGGCCGTTGGGATGCCGCGCTGATCGGCAGCATCTCCAAGGCTGACAAGCTGACCCAGGATGCCTGCAACGCCCGCTTCATTCGCACCAATCATTCCGACGCGATGGACCTGGCCATGATTGGCGAGTGGGCAAAGACCATCAAGGGCAATAACTTCGCCATCATGGCGGCCGATTACGTCTGGGGCCACGATTCGGCCAAGGCCTTCGAATCAACCGTGACCGCCCAGGGCAAGAAGGTGACACTCAAGCTCTTCGTGCCCATGGGCACCAAGGACTACGCGCCCTACATCCAGCAGCTCAAGGCCGCCAACGTGGACGCGATCTGGGTGGCTGAGGTGGCGGGTGCCATTGCCTTCGTCAAGCAGGCTGCCGACTTCGGCCTGAAGACCCCGATGATCGGCCACGCGGTGGTGTCTGACTTCATCATCAACGCCACGGGCAAGTTGATGGAGGGCATGCCGGGCAACGTGGGCTACACGCCCGACGTCGATTCCGACGCTTCCAAGGCTTTCGTGGCCGCGTTCAAGGCCAAGTTCAACCGCCTGCCATCCGACACCGAAGCCCAGGCCTACAACGGCGCCATGGTGCTGTTCCAGGGCGTGACGCTGGCCAAGAGCGTCAAGCCCGAAGACGTGACCAAGGCCCTGCGCGGCGCCACGGTCGATACGCTGTACGGCAAGGCCCTGGTGCGCGCGGCCGACAACCAGATGATCATTCCCAACTACGTGGCGCGCGTGAAAATGGCCGACGGCGTGCTGCGCCCAGTCATCGAGCAGTCGTACCCGGCCACGATCACGCCCGCTGCATCGCCTTTGTGCAAGATGTGA
- a CDS encoding zinc-binding dehydrogenase has translation MKAAYITGHGGNEVVQIGQREKPSAAPGQVVVRMRAATLNRVDLYMRDSGAGITHRLPQILGLDGAGTVEAVDADEPLLRPGQEVVLHPGIGCGRCEFCQRGDTALCVRIQFLGEHRDGTFAQWVGLPAAQVFPKPAHLDFAEAAALGVNHLTAWRMLFSKARLQPWETVLVFGIGGGVSLAALQLAKAVGARVIVTSRDDAKLERARAMGADHGIHGKTGDVVKEVMALTGGRGVDVVFENTGAVTWPSALKSLVRGGRLVTCGATTGDQPGADLRRLFVRQLQIFGSSLGSHGEFRDLLGFVERTGLRPVIDSEYPLDDVHAALDRLESGAQFGKLVLRIDH, from the coding sequence ATGAAAGCGGCATACATCACCGGCCATGGGGGCAACGAGGTCGTCCAGATCGGGCAGCGCGAGAAGCCGTCCGCCGCCCCAGGGCAGGTGGTGGTGCGCATGCGCGCGGCCACGCTCAACCGCGTGGACCTCTACATGCGCGACAGCGGTGCCGGCATCACGCACCGCTTGCCGCAGATCCTGGGGCTCGACGGCGCGGGCACGGTGGAGGCCGTGGATGCGGATGAACCCCTGCTGCGCCCGGGCCAGGAGGTGGTGCTGCACCCCGGCATCGGCTGCGGCCGCTGCGAGTTCTGCCAGCGCGGTGACACGGCCCTGTGCGTGCGCATCCAGTTCCTGGGCGAGCACCGCGACGGCACCTTTGCGCAGTGGGTCGGCCTGCCAGCGGCCCAGGTGTTTCCCAAGCCCGCACACCTGGATTTTGCCGAGGCGGCCGCCCTCGGTGTCAACCACCTCACGGCCTGGCGCATGCTGTTTTCCAAGGCGCGGCTTCAGCCGTGGGAGACGGTGCTGGTCTTCGGCATCGGTGGCGGCGTTTCGCTGGCGGCGCTGCAACTGGCCAAGGCGGTAGGCGCGCGCGTCATCGTGACCTCGCGCGACGATGCCAAGCTCGAACGGGCACGAGCGATGGGGGCCGATCACGGCATCCATGGCAAGACCGGCGATGTGGTGAAAGAGGTCATGGCCCTCACGGGCGGGCGTGGTGTGGATGTGGTGTTCGAGAACACGGGCGCGGTCACCTGGCCGTCTGCCCTGAAGTCGCTGGTGCGCGGTGGCCGCCTGGTCACCTGCGGCGCCACCACGGGCGACCAGCCAGGTGCGGACCTGCGCCGCCTCTTCGTGCGCCAGTTGCAGATCTTCGGCTCCAGCCTGGGCAGCCATGGCGAGTTCCGTGATCTGCTCGGCTTTGTCGAGCGCACCGGCCTGCGGCCGGTGATCGACAGTGAATACCCGCTCGACGATGTGCATGCCGCGCTCGACCGCCTGGAGTCGGGCGCGCAGTTCGGCAAGCTCGTCCTGCGCATCGACCACTGA
- the pcaF gene encoding 3-oxoadipyl-CoA thiolase: MTQAFICDAIRTPIGRYGGALSSVRTDDLGAIPLKALMERNPGVDWASVTDVLYGCANQAGEDNRNVAHMASLLAGLPIDVPGATINRLCGSGLDAVGTAARAIKAGEASLMIAGGVESMSRAPFVMPKAESAFSRNNAVYDTTIGWRFINKRMKEQYGVDSMPETAENVAIEFKIEREAQDRMALRSQLNAVAAIQAGHLAREIVPVHIPQKKGDALIVSQDEHPRETSLEALAKLKGVVRPDGSVTAGNASGVNDGACALLLASEASAAKNGLTPRARVVGMATAGVAPRIMGFGPTPATLKVLAQTGLTIDHMDVIELNEAFAAQGLAVLRALGLKDDDARVNAWGGAIALGHPLGASGARLATTAVNRLHATGGKYALCTMCIGVGQGIAVVLERV; encoded by the coding sequence ATGACCCAAGCCTTCATCTGCGACGCCATCCGCACCCCCATCGGCCGCTACGGCGGCGCCCTCAGTTCGGTGCGCACCGACGACCTCGGCGCCATCCCCCTCAAGGCGCTGATGGAGCGCAACCCCGGCGTGGACTGGGCCTCCGTCACCGACGTGCTCTATGGCTGCGCCAACCAGGCCGGCGAAGACAACCGCAACGTCGCCCACATGGCCAGCCTGCTGGCGGGCCTGCCGATCGACGTGCCCGGCGCCACCATCAACCGCCTGTGCGGCTCGGGCCTGGACGCCGTGGGCACGGCGGCGCGCGCCATCAAGGCCGGTGAAGCCAGCCTCATGATCGCCGGCGGCGTGGAAAGCATGAGCCGCGCCCCCTTCGTCATGCCCAAAGCCGAAAGTGCCTTCAGCCGCAACAATGCGGTGTATGACACCACCATCGGCTGGCGCTTCATCAACAAGCGGATGAAGGAACAGTACGGCGTGGATTCCATGCCCGAAACGGCCGAGAACGTCGCCATCGAATTCAAGATCGAACGCGAAGCGCAAGACCGCATGGCGCTGCGCAGCCAGTTGAACGCCGTGGCCGCCATCCAGGCCGGCCACCTGGCGCGCGAAATCGTGCCGGTGCACATCCCGCAGAAGAAGGGCGACGCCCTCATCGTCAGCCAGGACGAACACCCGCGCGAGACCAGCCTCGAAGCGCTGGCCAAGCTCAAGGGCGTCGTGCGCCCGGACGGCAGCGTCACCGCCGGCAACGCCTCGGGCGTGAACGACGGCGCCTGCGCCCTGCTGCTGGCGAGCGAAGCCAGCGCCGCCAAGAACGGCCTCACGCCCCGCGCCCGCGTGGTCGGCATGGCCACTGCCGGTGTGGCGCCGCGCATCATGGGCTTTGGCCCCACGCCCGCCACGCTCAAGGTGCTGGCGCAGACGGGGCTGACCATCGACCACATGGACGTGATCGAACTCAACGAAGCCTTCGCCGCCCAGGGCCTGGCCGTGCTGCGCGCACTGGGCTTGAAAGACGACGACGCACGCGTCAACGCCTGGGGCGGCGCCATCGCGCTGGGCCACCCGCTGGGGGCCAGCGGCGCGCGCCTGGCGACCACCGCCGTCAACCGCCTGCACGCCACGGGCGGCAAGTACGCGCTGTGCACCATGTGCATCGGCGTGGGGCAGGGCATTGCCGTTGTTCTGGAGCGGGTGTGA
- a CDS encoding electron transfer flavoprotein-ubiquinone oxidoreductase has product MTNEEILAQFGPREAMEYDVVVVGGGPGGLATAIRLKQLAAERGQDVSVVVLEKGSEPGAHILSGAIMDPKALTELIPDWKERGAPLNQPVTEDAYMFLSERSGFRVPNMVLPPFAHNHGNYIVSLGNVSKWMAEQAEALGVEIFPGFAAAEVLYNEQGAVKGVATGNMGVGKEGEPTGDFQLGMELHAKYTVFAEGARGHLGKQLIARYKLDENRDPQSFGIGIKELWEIDPPRHQPGFVMHSAGWPMDSSTYGGAFMYHMEDNKVAVGFVTGLGYTNPYLSPFEEFQRWKTHPNVRYYFENAQGEITAKRLSYGARAINASGINSLPKTVFPGGALVGCNAGYLNVSRIKGSHAAIKTGKLAAEAAFDAIVAGRQHDELSAYPKAFEASWLHTELNKDRNFKNWFKYGLTTATLMNGFEHFVLRGHIPWTLHRDKPDHAYLKPASECKPIVYPKPDGKLTFDRLSSVFISNTNHAENQPSHLTLKDASVPVQINLAKYAGPEARYCPAGVYEFVPDEAKGGNAQRLQINAQNCVHCKTCDIKDPTQNIVWVTPEGGGGPNYSGM; this is encoded by the coding sequence ATGACAAACGAAGAAATCCTCGCTCAATTTGGTCCGCGCGAAGCCATGGAATACGACGTGGTGGTCGTGGGCGGTGGCCCCGGTGGCCTGGCCACGGCCATCCGCCTCAAGCAGTTGGCGGCTGAACGCGGCCAGGATGTCTCGGTCGTGGTGCTCGAAAAAGGCTCGGAGCCCGGCGCGCACATCCTCTCGGGCGCCATCATGGACCCCAAGGCTTTGACCGAGCTGATTCCTGACTGGAAAGAGCGCGGCGCGCCTTTGAACCAGCCAGTGACCGAAGACGCCTACATGTTCCTGAGCGAGCGCTCGGGCTTTCGTGTGCCCAACATGGTGCTGCCCCCATTTGCGCACAACCACGGCAACTACATCGTCAGCCTGGGCAACGTCAGCAAATGGATGGCCGAGCAGGCCGAGGCCCTGGGCGTGGAAATCTTCCCCGGTTTTGCCGCCGCCGAGGTGCTCTACAACGAACAAGGCGCCGTCAAGGGCGTGGCCACCGGCAACATGGGCGTGGGCAAGGAAGGTGAACCCACGGGCGACTTCCAGCTGGGCATGGAACTGCACGCCAAGTACACCGTGTTTGCCGAAGGTGCACGCGGCCACCTGGGCAAGCAGTTGATCGCACGCTACAAGCTCGATGAAAACCGCGACCCCCAAAGCTTTGGCATCGGCATCAAGGAGCTGTGGGAAATCGACCCGCCCCGCCACCAGCCCGGCTTTGTCATGCACTCCGCCGGCTGGCCCATGGACAGCAGTACCTATGGCGGCGCCTTCATGTACCACATGGAGGACAACAAGGTGGCTGTGGGCTTTGTCACCGGCCTGGGCTACACCAACCCCTACCTGAGCCCGTTCGAAGAATTCCAGCGCTGGAAGACGCACCCCAACGTCCGCTACTACTTCGAAAACGCCCAGGGCGAAATCACGGCCAAGCGCCTGTCGTATGGCGCGCGCGCCATCAACGCCAGCGGCATCAACTCGCTCCCCAAGACAGTGTTCCCGGGCGGTGCGCTGGTGGGCTGCAATGCCGGCTACCTGAACGTCAGCCGCATCAAGGGCAGCCACGCAGCCATCAAGACCGGCAAGCTGGCCGCCGAAGCCGCGTTTGATGCCATCGTGGCCGGTCGCCAGCATGACGAACTGAGCGCCTACCCCAAGGCTTTCGAGGCCAGCTGGCTGCACACCGAGCTGAACAAAGACCGCAACTTCAAGAACTGGTTCAAATACGGCCTGACCACGGCCACGCTGATGAACGGTTTCGAGCATTTCGTGCTGCGCGGCCATATTCCATGGACGCTGCACCGCGACAAGCCCGACCACGCCTACCTCAAGCCGGCCAGCGAGTGCAAGCCCATCGTCTACCCCAAGCCCGACGGCAAGCTCACCTTCGACCGGCTCTCGAGCGTGTTCATCAGCAACACCAACCACGCTGAAAACCAGCCTTCGCACCTCACGCTCAAGGATGCCAGCGTGCCGGTCCAGATCAACCTGGCAAAGTACGCCGGGCCCGAAGCCCGCTATTGCCCCGCTGGTGTGTACGAGTTCGTGCCCGACGAAGCCAAGGGCGGCAACGCGCAGCGCCTGCAGATCAACGCGCAGAACTGCGTGCACTGCAAGACCTGCGATATCAAGGACCCGACGCAGAACATCGTGTGGGTCACGCCCGAAGGCGGCGGCGGACCGAACTACTCGGGCATGTAG
- a CDS encoding DUF971 domain-containing protein, which produces MAGLKPGAPTPQSITVHEQSRVLEVVFSDGAAFRLPFELLRVYSPSAEVMGHGPGQEVLQTGKREVTLVGLEPVGNYAVQPAFSDGHDSGIFTWDYLYELGQRQDAMWQAYLARLEAAGADRDAPMPSKATRQSGSGCSSH; this is translated from the coding sequence ATGGCAGGTTTGAAACCGGGCGCGCCCACGCCCCAGTCGATCACGGTGCATGAACAATCGCGCGTGCTGGAGGTGGTGTTCTCCGACGGCGCGGCCTTTCGCCTGCCGTTTGAATTGCTACGTGTGTATTCCCCTTCCGCCGAGGTGATGGGCCATGGTCCAGGCCAGGAAGTGCTGCAGACGGGCAAGCGCGAAGTGACGCTGGTCGGTCTGGAGCCGGTGGGTAACTATGCTGTGCAGCCCGCATTTTCCGACGGCCACGACAGCGGCATTTTTACGTGGGACTACCTGTACGAACTTGGCCAGCGCCAGGACGCGATGTGGCAGGCCTACCTTGCCCGCCTCGAGGCCGCAGGCGCGGACCGCGATGCACCCATGCCCTCTAAAGCCACGCGCCAGTCCGGTTCGGGCTGTTCCAGTCATTGA
- the ubiE gene encoding bifunctional demethylmenaquinone methyltransferase/2-methoxy-6-polyprenyl-1,4-benzoquinol methylase UbiE: protein MSTTHFGFQSVDEKDKARHVRGVFDSVASKYDVMNDLMSGGLHRAWKAYAVMVANLREGSQVLDIAGGTGDLSLAFARKVGATGRVVHTDINEAMLRVGRDRLIDAGVLLPTLVCDAESLPFPDQHFDVVSVAFGLRNMTHKDVALKEMCRVLKPGGKLLVLEFSKVARPLAKAYDWYSFNILPRIGKMITGDADSYRYLAESIRMHPDQDELKAMLHRAGFGHVDYHNMTGGVVALHVGIKC from the coding sequence ATGAGCACCACGCATTTCGGATTCCAGTCGGTCGACGAGAAAGACAAGGCTCGCCATGTGCGTGGCGTGTTTGATTCGGTTGCGTCCAAGTACGACGTGATGAACGACCTGATGTCTGGCGGCCTGCACCGTGCCTGGAAGGCCTACGCCGTGATGGTGGCCAACCTGCGCGAAGGCAGCCAGGTGCTCGACATTGCCGGCGGCACGGGCGATCTTTCGTTGGCCTTTGCCCGCAAGGTGGGCGCCACGGGCCGTGTGGTGCACACCGACATCAACGAAGCCATGCTGCGCGTGGGCCGTGACCGCCTGATCGATGCCGGTGTGCTGCTGCCCACCCTGGTGTGCGACGCCGAGAGCCTGCCTTTCCCTGACCAGCACTTTGATGTGGTCAGCGTGGCCTTTGGACTGCGCAACATGACGCACAAGGATGTGGCGCTGAAGGAAATGTGCCGTGTGCTCAAACCCGGCGGCAAGCTGCTGGTGCTGGAATTCTCCAAGGTGGCGCGGCCGTTGGCAAAGGCGTACGACTGGTATTCCTTCAACATCCTGCCCCGCATTGGCAAGATGATCACTGGCGACGCCGACAGCTACCGCTACCTGGCCGAATCGATCCGCATGCACCCGGACCAGGATGAACTCAAAGCCATGCTGCACCGGGCCGGTTTTGGCCATGTGGACTATCACAACATGACGGGCGGTGTCGTTGCCCTGCATGTGGGTATCAAATGTTGA
- a CDS encoding Tim44-like domain-containing protein, with amino-acid sequence MKKLLPALFVAFLLMVQPDAQARRMGGGKSFGQQSSNVTQRNAAPAAPAQNANNAAAKPGAPAAAPAAAAPRKPWGAMLGGLAAGLGLAWLAHSLGLGAGFGQFLLIALMAMAAFAVFKMFMRSRKGPGAGQGGSPLAFQGAGSSTPEGAYAPKDYSPDKVGNDASARPWERSSMAFDAQRQASGGNGVVIGSALAGSQNWGVPEGFDVAGFTEAAKRNFITLQAAWDRSDIATLRSMMTDAMLDEIRTQLAERETHGGEHPNQTDVVMIEAQLLGIEELDEGYMASIEFSGMIREDASAGPSPFREVWNMTKAKSGSSGWLVSGVQALQ; translated from the coding sequence ATGAAAAAACTCTTGCCTGCTTTGTTCGTGGCCTTCCTATTGATGGTTCAGCCCGATGCGCAAGCCCGGCGCATGGGCGGCGGAAAATCGTTCGGCCAGCAGTCGAGCAACGTGACGCAGCGCAATGCCGCACCGGCGGCGCCTGCCCAGAACGCCAACAATGCTGCTGCCAAGCCTGGCGCACCGGCAGCGGCCCCCGCAGCCGCAGCGCCCAGGAAGCCTTGGGGTGCCATGCTCGGTGGCCTGGCCGCTGGCTTGGGCCTGGCCTGGCTAGCCCATTCGCTGGGTCTGGGAGCCGGGTTTGGCCAGTTCCTGCTGATTGCCTTGATGGCCATGGCGGCGTTTGCGGTGTTCAAGATGTTCATGCGCTCCCGCAAGGGGCCTGGCGCAGGCCAGGGCGGCTCGCCATTGGCCTTCCAGGGAGCAGGCTCCTCGACCCCCGAAGGCGCCTATGCCCCCAAAGATTACAGCCCCGACAAGGTAGGCAACGACGCCTCGGCACGACCCTGGGAGCGCAGCAGCATGGCTTTTGATGCCCAGCGCCAGGCCAGCGGCGGTAATGGCGTGGTGATCGGCTCGGCTTTGGCCGGGTCGCAAAACTGGGGTGTGCCCGAAGGTTTTGACGTGGCGGGCTTTACCGAAGCGGCCAAACGCAACTTCATCACGCTGCAGGCCGCCTGGGACCGCTCCGACATCGCCACGCTGCGCTCCATGATGACCGACGCCATGCTGGACGAAATTCGCACCCAGCTGGCAGAGCGCGAAACCCATGGTGGCGAGCATCCCAACCAGACCGATGTGGTCATGATCGAGGCCCAGTTGCTGGGCATCGAAGAATTGGACGAAGGCTACATGGCCAGCATCGAGTTCTCCGGCATGATCCGCGAAGACGCTTCGGCGGGCCCCAGCCCGTTCCGCGAAGTCTGGAACATGACCAAGGCCAAGAGTGGCTCGTCAGGCTGGCTGGTGTCCGGGGTGCAAGCATTGCAGTGA